The sequence TCTGAGCATTGTGATTATGGGGTTTGGTACGGCTCTTTTCAATGTTTCCGGTTTCGGCGTAGACCCGTTCACCTCTATGAATATGAGCGTGGCCGCCGTTTTGGGGATCAGCTTTGGTACCTACCAGCTGATCATCAACGCAGTGATCCTGCTGTATGTAGTTATCGTTGCGCACCGGGGACTGGTCGGTGTAGGCACCGTGTTCAACATGGCCGGCGTCGGTTACAGCTGTGAGTTATTCAGCAGCCTGCTGATGCCGATGGTAAAGCAGAACGACACTCTGTCAATTAGAATCCCCCTTCTCCTTGCCGGTATCCTCGTTCTCTGCTTTGCCTGTAGCCTGTTCTTCACGGCCAACATCGGCGTTGGTCCTTATGACGCCCTGGGCTTTATGCTCAGCCGCTTCGCCAAGCTGCCGTACAAATGGGTGCGGGTGCTGACGGATGTGACCGTGGTGTCCATCGGACTGCTGGTCAGCGGCGGCTTTACCGCCATTGCCCACGGCGACTTTGCCAGTATTCAAAATATCGGAATCGGCACCGTCATTACGGCCTTTTGTATGGGCCCGCTGATCAACTTCTTTAACAAAACCCTTTCCGCAAAAATCTTCAATGTAGACTATGCCCAGATCAGCAAGGATGTGGCGTTCTTTATGATCAAAGGCGCAATGCGGAAAAATTCTCTGGGTGCCGTTCCCGGCAACAACACCCAGTTATACAGTCAGGCTTACAGTCTGACTGATAAGTAAGATGCCAAGAAGGTTGCCTTCTCTCCCCCTTTCCGGGCAGCCTTTTGACATATATAATTTATGGCTTTTGCATAAATTTTTACCCCCCTTAAAAGAAGCGACACCGAATGCTATGTTCGGCGTCGCTTCTTTTATCTGCAAAAACAAAAGCGGCAGCCTGCTGGAAACAGAGCGGACTGCCGTGTTTTTATTTATGATATTTAGAATGGTTGTTGATGGCGCAGGCCCGGTAAATCTGCTCCAGAAGCACCAGGCGGGCCAACTGGTGGGGCAAGGTCATTTTGCCAAAGGACAGCTGCAAGTCGCCTGTGGCCTTTACACGAGGCGACAGGCCATACGAACCGCCGATGACAAATACCAGGTGGGAGCTTTGCTGGCTAAAGTCCGCCACCCGGGCCGCCAACTGCGCGCTGGACAGTTCTCGCCCCTCGATACAAAGGGGGATCACCCGAGCGCCTTTGGGAATTTTTGCCAATATGCTGTCGCCCTCCTGCTCCAGCACTCGTTGGATCTCTGCCGGAGACGGATCTGCCGGGCAGCGGCTCTCCGGCAATTCCACCACCTGCACCTTGGAAAAGGCGGACAGCCGCTTTAAGTACTCGTCGCAGCCCTCGCGAAGATATTTTTCTTTTAGCTTGCCCACCGTCAAAACGGTTATGCGGATCATAACACCAGGCACCCGCCTTCCTGCTCCGGTGCAGCCACCTGCAAGCGATAGTCTACCTCCGGCCGGGCACCCAACGCCGTCAGAGCCGCCACAGTGGTCTGGTATGCCAAAGAAGGCATATTGTTCTCCCGGCTCAGGTGAGACAACACAAAGCGGGTGGTGCCGCTGCGCAGCAACTCCCCGGCAAAGGCGGCGCAGTCCGTATTGGACAAATGGCCGGTATCGGACAAAATGCGCTGTTGCAGCGGATAGGGATACGACCCGGCGCGCACCATAGACGGCTCGTGATTGCTCTCCAGAAATACCAAATCTGTGCCCGGCAAAGCCGCTTTCGCCGCCGAGGTTATGTAGCCGGTATCTGTGCACACGGCAATGCGCCGCCCGTCCGGCATCGTAAACTTATATCCCTGGCACGCCACGCTGTCATGGCTCAAGGCAAAAGGCAACACTTGCAGATCCATAAAATCCCCAACCTCTGCAAAGGGGCGGGCGTCCACCTTCTCATTCAAATTGCCCTGGCGCGCCATCTGCTCCAGCACCGCCGGATGGGCAAACACCGGAATATGATACCGTGCGGCAAGCACCCGCACACCGGCCGCATGGTCTGCATGCTCATGGGTAACAAAAATGCCCTTGATCTCCGCCGGATCCGCGCCCACCTGGCGCAGCTTTTGCTCGCACCGCCTGGCAGACACACCGATGTCCACTAAAATTTGATTGTCGCCGCAGCCCACATAAATACTGTTGCCGCTGCTGCCGGAAAAAAGAGAACACGCCTTGCTCATTTTGTCTCCTAATCTGCTTTTATTTTATCCAAAAAAGAAAGGGTGGAACCCGGTCCACCCGTACTTTGTTTTTTTATCCTGCGTTTGCCGTGGCAGCACCGTCGTCGCCATCGTCACAGGGCACCCGCCGAATATCGGCACCCAGGGCAGAGAACTTCTCTACCACATCCTCGTACCCACGGTCCACATACTGGATATTGGTCACCCGGGTCTCGCCTCGCGCCACCATACCGGCAATGATCATGGCCGCACCGGCGCGCAGGTCCGTAGCCTTTACGGTAACGCCGGTCAGCGCCGGCACACCCTCGATGACAGCCACCTTGCCGTCCACCTGGATATTGGCGCCCATACGGCTCAACTCGCCTACATACTGGAAGCGATTGTCCCACACACCCTCGGTGAGAATACTGGTACCCTCTGCCACAGACAGAAGCACCGCCATCTGGGGCTGCATATCCGTGGGGAATCCCGGGTGGGGCATGGTCTTTACATTGCAGCGGGTCAAGGGCTTAAAGCGGGTGATCCGCACCGCGTCGTCATACTCAATGATCTCCGCACCGGCCTCCTCCAGCTTAGCGCTGATAGACTCCAAATGCTTGGGAATCACATTCTTCACCAGCACATCGCCGCCGCAGGCAGCAGCCGCCACCATATAGGTGCCCGCCTCGATCTGGTCCGGGATAATGGAGTAGGTGCAGCCGTGCATCTTCTCCACCCCGCGAATTTTAATTACATCTGTGCCGGCACCGCGCACATCGGCACCCATAGAGTTTAAGAAGTTGGCCAGATCTACGATATGCGGCTCCTTGGCTGCATTTTCGATCACCGTCAAACCGCGAGCCAGCACAGCTGCCAGCATCACATTGATGGTAGCGCCAACGGACACCTGATCCATATAAATAGAAGCGCCGATCAACTTGTCCGCCCGGGCGCAAACCATACCCTCAACGGTATTCACCTGGGCACCCAGCAGTTCAAAGCCCTTAATATGCAGGTCAATGGGCCGCACGCCGAAGTTGCAGCCGCCGGGCATAGCCACCTGCGCCTGCTTAAACCGACCCAACATGGCGCCGATCAGGTAATAACTGGCGCGAAAACAGGAGGTCAACTCATAGGGCACGCTCTGGCATTTTAAGGAGCGGGAGTCCACCTCAATGGTGTTTTTATTGATCATTTTGATCCCGGCGCCCATACTGTCCAAAATCTTAATGATCAGGCTAACATCGCTAATGGCGGGAATGTTCTCAATCCGCACCACGTCGTCCGCTAAAATGGCCGCGGGAATAATGGCCACAGCTGCGTTCTTGGCGCCGCTGATATTCACCTCGCCAAACAGCTCGTGACCGCCTTCAATTATAAAATTATCCAAAAGGTGTCCACCTCTTTATATCTCTATCCAAAAGTAATGTTTGCAAAAACTAAAATCTTTATAAGTTCCAATTCATTGCAGATATTATAACAAAATCCGTAAAGAATAGAAACAAAAAGCACCGTATTTTATCCAAAATGTAACTTTTACAAAAAGGCCATATCTGTAACGCCTGTAGAAATCATCTACCACATCTTGTTAAAACGGCAAAATTCGTTGAAACAGCGCAAAATCTTGCGCCCTCATTAGGTAACAAAAGGGTAACATAAAGGCCGCCGCTTGTCAAGGGGGCAACCGGTCATTTTCCGCTTCAGCAAGACAAAAAAAGCGCCCTGCCGCGATAAAAAACGGCAGAGCGCAAAAGGCACTTATAAAACCGACTGCTGGTGATCGCCGACGCCGCCGGTTAAAATAGCATCGCAGGCAAAGATCAGCTTTTTCATATCCATATTGCCCGGCAGCAAATGGGCGGGAATCTCTATGACAGACAGCACCAGCCGGTAAACGGCGCTATCCCTGCCCACCGGATGGGCAGAGCCGTCCATAAATTGCAGCAAGATCCACTCCAGATAGGGCAGAATCGGCCGATCCGCCAGTTCTGCCGCCGCCCGGGCGTCCACATACCGACCCAGCCCCAAGCGCCGCAGCGTTCGTTGTAAGTCTCTCACCGTGCCGGTGCGCAACAAACGAAACAACGGCTTTACCAATGGATACAGAGGCAGCAGCTTGTGCCCGGGCAGCTGCAAGGCGTCCAGCTTCTGGGCAAAATCTGCCGGGGACCCGGCAGACAGCAACCGCCGCAGCAAATTGCAAGCATGGTCCCGGGTGTAAGCCACCGCGTCCACCGGGCGGCCGTACCAGTCAAAAGTCGCCAGGTGCTCCACCTGCATTTGCACCTGCAAATCATCCGTCACCGTCACCTGTACCATAGGCACCGGGTAGCCGGACAGGGCGCCGACATTCACCTCGGTCAATTCGTTTCCAGCCGGAGAGCGGTAGCGATCCGTACGCTGCAAATGGCTGTGACCCACAAACATATAGCGCAGCCCTGCGTCTGCCAGCCGGGCGGTCACCGCCTCCCGGTCCCCTACGCAGCAGCCGCCGGTAAGCAGCGGGTGCACATGGGGCAGCAGCAAATGGTGCTGCATACCCAGCACCAAACAGCCTTGTTCCTTGGCGCGGCGCAGCTGATCCTCAATCCACTGAAAATGCGGTTCCGTATAACCGGCCTTGCCCCGACCATTTTGGTCGTCACACAGCGCCAGCAGCCAAATTTTCTCTGCCAGCGGAATCACATAAGAGCTGATTCCCAAATGGGTGCGGTACTCGGCAATGGCCTGCCGCCCGCCGAAATCGTAATAAAAATCGTGAATCCCCGTGTGGGGCATGGTGGGCACATCATGGGTGACCCGGGCACCGGTA comes from Oscillospiraceae bacterium and encodes:
- a CDS encoding DUF6198 family protein, giving the protein MKKLRNNARGYILDMFAQHHMVKRTVLSFLSIVIMGFGTALFNVSGFGVDPFTSMNMSVAAVLGISFGTYQLIINAVILLYVVIVAHRGLVGVGTVFNMAGVGYSCELFSSLLMPMVKQNDTLSIRIPLLLAGILVLCFACSLFFTANIGVGPYDALGFMLSRFAKLPYKWVRVLTDVTVVSIGLLVSGGFTAIAHGDFASIQNIGIGTVITAFCMGPLINFFNKTLSAKIFNVDYAQISKDVAFFMIKGAMRKNSLGAVPGNNTQLYSQAYSLTDK
- the rlmH gene encoding 23S rRNA (pseudouridine(1915)-N(3))-methyltransferase RlmH translates to MIRITVLTVGKLKEKYLREGCDEYLKRLSAFSKVQVVELPESRCPADPSPAEIQRVLEQEGDSILAKIPKGARVIPLCIEGRELSSAQLAARVADFSQQSSHLVFVIGGSYGLSPRVKATGDLQLSFGKMTLPHQLARLVLLEQIYRACAINNHSKYHK
- a CDS encoding MBL fold metallo-hydrolase, producing the protein MSKACSLFSGSSGNSIYVGCGDNQILVDIGVSARRCEQKLRQVGADPAEIKGIFVTHEHADHAAGVRVLAARYHIPVFAHPAVLEQMARQGNLNEKVDARPFAEVGDFMDLQVLPFALSHDSVACQGYKFTMPDGRRIAVCTDTGYITSAAKAALPGTDLVFLESNHEPSMVRAGSYPYPLQQRILSDTGHLSNTDCAAFAGELLRSGTTRFVLSHLSRENNMPSLAYQTTVAALTALGARPEVDYRLQVAAPEQEGGCLVL
- a CDS encoding UDP-N-acetylglucosamine 1-carboxyvinyltransferase encodes the protein MDNFIIEGGHELFGEVNISGAKNAAVAIIPAAILADDVVRIENIPAISDVSLIIKILDSMGAGIKMINKNTIEVDSRSLKCQSVPYELTSCFRASYYLIGAMLGRFKQAQVAMPGGCNFGVRPIDLHIKGFELLGAQVNTVEGMVCARADKLIGASIYMDQVSVGATINVMLAAVLARGLTVIENAAKEPHIVDLANFLNSMGADVRGAGTDVIKIRGVEKMHGCTYSIIPDQIEAGTYMVAAAACGGDVLVKNVIPKHLESISAKLEEAGAEIIEYDDAVRITRFKPLTRCNVKTMPHPGFPTDMQPQMAVLLSVAEGTSILTEGVWDNRFQYVGELSRMGANIQVDGKVAVIEGVPALTGVTVKATDLRAGAAMIIAGMVARGETRVTNIQYVDRGYEDVVEKFSALGADIRRVPCDDGDDGAATANAG
- a CDS encoding metallophosphoesterase; this translates as MYKFTFLADLHYYSKTLGTSGRAYELRSGSDQKCLAESGAIIDAAFDHLARSDTRAVLLAGDLTNDGEMVCHRELREKLYALAEKKPVYLITNTHDWCCDGNPRRFTGARVTHDVPTMPHTGIHDFYYDFGGRQAIAEYRTHLGISSYVIPLAEKIWLLALCDDQNGRGKAGYTEPHFQWIEDQLRRAKEQGCLVLGMQHHLLLPHVHPLLTGGCCVGDREAVTARLADAGLRYMFVGHSHLQRTDRYRSPAGNELTEVNVGALSGYPVPMVQVTVTDDLQVQMQVEHLATFDWYGRPVDAVAYTRDHACNLLRRLLSAGSPADFAQKLDALQLPGHKLLPLYPLVKPLFRLLRTGTVRDLQRTLRRLGLGRYVDARAAAELADRPILPYLEWILLQFMDGSAHPVGRDSAVYRLVLSVIEIPAHLLPGNMDMKKLIFACDAILTGGVGDHQQSVL